From Streptomyces sp. NBC_01754, a single genomic window includes:
- a CDS encoding DUF2637 domain-containing protein, with translation MTDPHLTTQAPRPRDDASSESQPKERADAEQLVLGAAGIVIVALTAGAFWLSYAHLADVAGQHGLGASPIRRWAWPATLDAFIIAGELLMLRAALRRVTDPWAIAVTAAGSVGSIALNVAGVSRTGNASAVPLLDYVVAAVPPAAAMVAFGVLMRQIHQLVAPSDEVPDTGSVQTQERSVVDTSHSHRPDSAPAGAYAPSDEGTEPATHVPESKPSGGRPPKATIAELTDIGRATGHQHGKLTRGLLRAAVKDRDLTIGSDRQTEVMERLRPELEAVGIEVSRR, from the coding sequence TTGACCGACCCGCATCTCACCACGCAAGCACCACGACCACGAGACGACGCCAGCAGCGAAAGTCAGCCGAAGGAGCGTGCTGACGCCGAACAGCTCGTGCTCGGCGCGGCCGGTATCGTCATCGTCGCCCTGACAGCCGGAGCGTTCTGGCTCTCCTACGCGCACCTCGCCGACGTCGCCGGCCAGCACGGGCTCGGAGCATCCCCCATCCGCCGTTGGGCCTGGCCCGCCACACTGGACGCGTTCATCATCGCGGGCGAACTGCTCATGCTGCGCGCAGCACTACGCCGCGTGACCGACCCCTGGGCGATCGCCGTGACCGCCGCCGGATCGGTCGGCTCCATCGCGTTGAACGTCGCCGGGGTCAGCCGTACCGGAAACGCGAGCGCTGTACCGCTCCTCGACTACGTGGTCGCAGCCGTCCCTCCGGCCGCCGCGATGGTCGCCTTCGGCGTCCTCATGCGACAGATCCACCAGCTCGTCGCACCGTCAGACGAGGTTCCGGACACCGGTTCCGTACAGACACAGGAACGGTCGGTCGTCGACACCAGCCACAGCCACCGGCCGGACTCAGCTCCCGCTGGTGCGTATGCCCCGAGTGACGAGGGGACGGAACCTGCGACCCATGTCCCGGAGAGCAAACCGAGCGGTGGCCGACCACCGAAGGCGACGATCGCGGAGCTGACGGATATCGGCCGGGCCACCGGTCATCAGCACGGCAAACTCACGCGCGGCCTGCTCCGAGCGGCCGTGAAAGACCGAGACCTGACGATCGGCAGTGACCGGCAGACCGAGGTGATGGAGCGGCTTCGGCCGGAACTCGAAGCCGTCGGTATCGAGGTATCCAGGCGCTGA
- a CDS encoding MobC family plasmid mobilization relaxosome protein → MQSVQPTIRRFTGDARLERVGPLRFTDDERTSLREAAAEHGYKGASGFAADVVLAFVDGRFTANLPLSEDRRRTHMFRAQVLRALNRTGANVNQIARALNSDLTPPDIRQRLDELQRLLTLIAEALRRPTDTTED, encoded by the coding sequence GTGCAGAGCGTCCAGCCGACGATCCGCCGGTTCACCGGTGACGCGCGCCTTGAGCGCGTCGGCCCCTTGCGCTTCACCGACGACGAGCGCACCAGCCTGCGCGAGGCCGCAGCTGAGCACGGCTACAAGGGCGCATCCGGCTTCGCCGCCGACGTCGTCCTCGCCTTCGTCGACGGCCGATTCACCGCGAACCTCCCCCTGTCCGAGGACCGACGCCGCACCCACATGTTCCGTGCCCAGGTCCTGCGCGCCCTCAACCGCACCGGCGCCAACGTCAACCAGATCGCCCGCGCCCTCAACAGCGACCTCACCCCGCCTGACATCCGCCAGCGCCTCGACGAACTACAGCGCCTGCTCACCCTGATCGCCGAGGCCCTGCGCAGGCCCACCGACACGACGGAGGACTGA
- a CDS encoding relaxase/mobilization nuclease domain-containing protein, protein MIAAIKPAGSNTRGLLAYLYGPGRHDEHLDPHLVAAFAMLGMPDPGRDEHATLTELGHHLDEPVRLRNSEFGKEVTDHVWHCPVRAAPGDRYLSDAEWGENAQRIVQAAGIAPAGDDLACRWIAVRHADDHIHILATTVREDGRRPKLHDSGIRVGDECREIEKDYGLRRLKKGDRTGARRPTQAEMHKAERLGWEQTSREWLQDRIRFAIPHATSTGELFAYLEADDILVKPRRGPSGDLLGYAVGRPGDLNKDGVQIYHPGGKIAPDLSLPKLNARLETSAPEEHPTARRDRPATAWDQATEALDTLHTEITGTSADQDARTQANISALGELIEATAQAAPADHRAQLRAASAAFAHAQRSQIRAEDRAAHALRTAARDIVHTATGPDGSAFAALTAALLWAAILAARWHEAKGHAHQADAARQAAQRLQSAADAALAPMLTALEARRPGEGTCRTLANDVRAAVPEHAERILADPGWPGLATVLADAEASGHKPHQLLKEAAARRELSTARQPARVLISRIQHTSRNPPPNRRAEAARLRSVSASAFGAPSPNDQPRTTAAPTSQPSRHRR, encoded by the coding sequence GTGATCGCCGCCATCAAACCGGCAGGATCCAACACCCGCGGTCTGCTCGCCTACCTATACGGTCCCGGCCGGCACGACGAACACCTCGACCCACACCTCGTCGCCGCCTTCGCCATGCTCGGCATGCCCGACCCCGGCCGCGACGAACACGCCACCCTGACCGAACTCGGCCATCACCTCGACGAGCCCGTGCGCCTGCGGAACAGCGAGTTCGGTAAGGAGGTCACCGACCATGTCTGGCACTGTCCCGTCCGCGCCGCACCCGGGGACCGCTACCTCTCCGACGCCGAGTGGGGCGAGAACGCCCAGCGCATCGTCCAGGCAGCCGGCATCGCCCCGGCCGGTGACGATCTGGCTTGCCGCTGGATCGCCGTACGTCATGCCGACGACCACATCCACATCCTCGCGACCACCGTCCGCGAAGACGGCCGGCGCCCCAAGCTCCACGACAGCGGCATCCGTGTCGGCGACGAGTGCCGGGAGATCGAGAAGGACTACGGGCTGCGCCGCCTGAAGAAGGGCGACCGTACCGGCGCCCGGCGGCCCACCCAGGCCGAGATGCACAAGGCCGAGCGCCTCGGCTGGGAGCAGACCAGCCGCGAGTGGCTACAGGACCGCATCCGATTCGCCATCCCGCACGCCACCAGCACCGGGGAACTTTTCGCCTACCTCGAAGCCGACGACATCCTGGTCAAGCCCCGCCGAGGCCCCTCCGGAGACCTTCTCGGCTACGCCGTCGGCCGGCCAGGCGACCTGAACAAGGACGGCGTGCAGATCTACCACCCCGGCGGGAAGATCGCCCCCGACCTGTCCCTGCCCAAGCTGAATGCCCGCCTGGAGACCAGCGCACCGGAGGAACACCCCACCGCCCGGCGCGACCGCCCCGCCACCGCCTGGGACCAGGCCACCGAAGCCCTCGACACCCTCCACACAGAGATCACCGGCACGAGCGCCGACCAGGACGCACGGACACAGGCGAACATCAGCGCTCTGGGCGAACTGATCGAAGCCACCGCCCAAGCAGCACCCGCCGACCACCGTGCTCAACTGCGCGCAGCCAGTGCGGCATTCGCCCATGCACAGCGGTCACAGATCCGAGCCGAAGACCGTGCCGCCCATGCCCTGCGGACCGCGGCCCGCGACATCGTGCACACCGCCACCGGCCCCGACGGCAGCGCCTTCGCAGCCCTGACCGCCGCCCTCCTCTGGGCCGCCATCCTCGCCGCACGCTGGCACGAGGCCAAGGGCCACGCCCACCAGGCCGACGCTGCCCGCCAAGCCGCCCAGCGCCTTCAGTCGGCAGCTGATGCCGCGCTCGCTCCGATGCTCACCGCACTCGAAGCCCGGCGCCCTGGTGAAGGGACCTGCCGCACTCTTGCCAACGACGTACGCGCAGCCGTCCCTGAACACGCCGAGCGGATCCTCGCCGACCCGGGCTGGCCCGGGCTCGCCACCGTTCTCGCCGACGCCGAAGCCAGCGGCCACAAACCCCACCAGCTCCTCAAGGAAGCCGCAGCCCGCCGAGAGCTCAGCACAGCCCGCCAACCGGCCCGCGTCCTGATCTCCCGCATCCAGCACACCAGCCGCAACCCCCCACCCAACCGCCGCGCCGAAGCAGCCCGCCTACGAAGCGTCAGCGCATCAGCCTTCGGCGCCCCTTCACCTAACGACCAGCCGAGGACTACTGCCGCGCCCACGAGCCAGCCGAGCCGCCACCGACGCTGA
- a CDS encoding class IV adenylate cyclase, producing the protein MKHEYEAKFLAIDVDGLQAKLIALGAAQAFPRTLLTRKIFENDALEGGAWVRLRDEATRSTLTLKQVTDSTTIDGTTEIETEVSDLHAMAEILRNVGLREVRYQENYREEWRLGEVAFDFDTWPDLPTFVEIEGPDEASVRQAAAMLDLDYTEARFGSVDEIYKSEAGRDILAEPTLLFADADKQASAKAAVPSE; encoded by the coding sequence ATGAAGCACGAGTACGAGGCCAAGTTCCTCGCCATCGATGTCGACGGCCTCCAGGCCAAACTGATCGCGCTCGGAGCCGCCCAGGCATTTCCGCGCACCCTCCTCACCCGGAAGATCTTCGAGAACGACGCCCTCGAAGGCGGCGCCTGGGTCCGCCTGAGGGACGAGGCCACCCGCTCCACGCTCACGCTCAAGCAGGTCACCGACTCCACGACGATCGACGGCACCACCGAGATCGAGACCGAGGTGTCCGACCTGCACGCCATGGCCGAGATCCTCCGCAACGTCGGCCTGCGCGAAGTCCGCTACCAGGAGAACTACCGCGAGGAGTGGCGCCTGGGCGAAGTCGCCTTCGACTTCGACACCTGGCCGGACCTCCCCACCTTCGTCGAGATCGAAGGACCCGACGAGGCATCGGTCCGCCAGGCAGCCGCCATGCTCGACCTCGACTACACCGAGGCACGATTCGGCAGCGTCGACGAGATCTACAAGAGCGAGGCCGGCAGGGACATCCTGGCCGAGCCCACGCTCCTCTTCGCCGACGCCGACAAGCAGGCTTCGGCCAAGGCAGCTGTCCCGAGCGAGTGA
- a CDS encoding class I SAM-dependent methyltransferase: MQTPSMWRHTLTFFPQFLAALKERTEPDSTVTVIGASDGRLVVPLAAAGYRVIAIERDPLALHGGEVQLPGDRTGHATGMIERLKQEGLHDRVQVVEKDFLASESVTAPCDAVWTSCSWHYSANHHRPLGEFVDRMQRLVRPGGLFGAEFMMPLTQRHHVLEHYTSPEKLRRYFIGDWDVLLTLRTNEFTEQAHVGQLQDHNHRMGLLLAARASNPS; the protein is encoded by the coding sequence GTGCAGACACCCAGCATGTGGCGGCACACCCTCACCTTCTTCCCTCAGTTCCTCGCCGCGCTGAAGGAGCGTACGGAGCCTGACTCCACGGTGACGGTCATCGGCGCGAGCGACGGCAGACTCGTCGTGCCACTGGCCGCGGCCGGCTACCGCGTCATCGCCATCGAGCGCGACCCGCTCGCCCTCCACGGCGGCGAGGTCCAACTCCCGGGTGACAGAACCGGTCACGCGACGGGCATGATCGAGCGGCTGAAGCAGGAAGGGCTTCACGACCGTGTCCAGGTCGTGGAGAAGGACTTCCTCGCCTCCGAATCCGTCACCGCCCCCTGTGATGCCGTCTGGACGAGCTGCTCGTGGCATTACAGTGCCAACCACCACCGGCCGTTGGGCGAGTTCGTCGACCGCATGCAGCGCCTGGTCCGGCCCGGCGGTCTGTTCGGCGCGGAGTTCATGATGCCCCTCACGCAACGCCACCACGTGCTGGAGCACTACACATCCCCCGAGAAGCTGCGGCGTTACTTCATCGGGGACTGGGACGTCCTGCTCACCCTGCGGACCAACGAGTTCACCGAGCAGGCGCACGTCGGACAGCTGCAGGACCACAACCACCGCATGGGCCTCCTTCTCGCCGCCCGTGCGTCCAACCCCTCCTAG
- a CDS encoding radical SAM protein: MISEVTGIRRIRMLYLQLLYRCNFECLHCFHGKRLQHADAFTADEAINLLTLMRDQYGTEAVTLLGGEPFVYRDLTQVVRYAKRDLGLRVEICTNGYRIERRLTEIGPDLDLLRVSLEGIGSTNDHIRKFGSYRSALSALEIAQRLGVRTGATMTVTSRNIEEVLPLARVLQGYGVEQLKLHCLRPVGNAADHPELLITDPTAYTCLRRWLDVAGLEIEVIVDEDLSEAGAPDACVPNGGPVEIERIEADPRGALTMSCKAVGKDSHAFWYDKLADHIDHRPSPTDELTLAVPDVVYGRV; the protein is encoded by the coding sequence GTGATCAGCGAAGTCACCGGGATCCGCAGAATCCGGATGCTGTACCTGCAGCTGCTGTACCGCTGCAACTTCGAATGCCTGCACTGCTTCCACGGCAAGCGGCTCCAGCACGCCGACGCCTTCACCGCGGACGAGGCGATCAATCTCCTCACCCTCATGCGCGACCAGTACGGCACCGAGGCTGTCACCCTGCTGGGCGGCGAACCGTTCGTCTACCGGGACCTCACTCAGGTCGTCCGGTACGCCAAGCGGGATCTTGGGCTGCGGGTCGAGATCTGTACCAATGGCTACCGGATCGAGCGCCGGCTGACCGAGATCGGCCCCGACCTGGACCTGCTCCGGGTATCGCTGGAGGGCATCGGCTCGACCAACGACCACATCCGCAAGTTCGGAAGCTACCGCAGCGCGTTGAGCGCCCTCGAAATCGCCCAGCGACTCGGTGTCCGCACCGGAGCCACCATGACGGTCACCTCACGCAACATCGAAGAGGTGCTGCCGCTCGCTCGGGTACTCCAGGGCTACGGCGTGGAGCAGCTGAAACTGCACTGTCTCCGGCCGGTTGGCAATGCGGCCGATCATCCCGAGCTCCTGATCACCGACCCCACGGCCTACACCTGCCTTCGCCGCTGGTTGGATGTGGCCGGCCTGGAGATCGAGGTGATCGTCGACGAGGACCTGTCCGAGGCCGGCGCCCCGGATGCCTGCGTTCCCAATGGGGGCCCAGTCGAGATCGAACGGATCGAGGCCGACCCCCGTGGCGCGCTCACGATGTCCTGCAAGGCTGTCGGTAAGGACTCGCACGCGTTCTGGTACGACAAGCTGGCCGACCACATCGATCACCGGCCCTCCCCCACTGACGAGCTCACCCTCGCGGTGCCGGACGTGGTGTACGGACGTGTCTGA
- a CDS encoding HAD family hydrolase, producing MELIVLWDIDHTLIENAGVSKEIYAAAFTALSGREPMGPARTEGRTDRLIMCDMFHRNGVSEPDWAAVEEALTAAGAARLAELSRRGTALPGVREILKEASVRSTWVSSVLTGNIAANARVKVSAFGLDSLLDLRVGAYGADALQRPDLVAVARERAQRLRGAQADVPVVLVGDTPRDVEAAIATGSEIIAVASGVHSAEELAAAGAQRVLPNLVDTARVLGILETFAAS from the coding sequence ATGGAGCTCATCGTCCTGTGGGACATCGACCACACGCTGATCGAGAATGCCGGGGTCAGCAAGGAGATCTACGCCGCTGCCTTCACAGCGCTGTCGGGGAGAGAGCCTATGGGGCCGGCGCGGACGGAAGGTCGTACGGATCGCCTGATCATGTGCGACATGTTCCACCGAAACGGTGTGTCTGAGCCGGACTGGGCTGCTGTCGAGGAGGCCCTCACGGCCGCAGGTGCCGCGCGTCTGGCCGAGCTCAGCCGACGCGGAACAGCCTTGCCTGGCGTGCGTGAGATCTTGAAGGAAGCCTCCGTACGCAGTACCTGGGTGTCCTCGGTGCTCACCGGAAATATCGCGGCCAACGCCCGGGTGAAGGTGTCAGCCTTCGGCCTTGACTCCCTGCTCGATCTGCGAGTTGGCGCCTATGGTGCTGACGCTCTCCAGCGGCCGGACCTAGTTGCTGTCGCCCGTGAGCGTGCTCAGCGGCTGCGAGGTGCGCAGGCCGACGTGCCCGTCGTGCTCGTGGGCGATACGCCCAGAGACGTCGAGGCCGCAATCGCTACGGGCTCCGAGATCATCGCCGTCGCCTCCGGCGTTCACAGCGCCGAGGAACTGGCCGCTGCCGGTGCTCAAAGGGTGCTACCGAATCTCGTGGACACCGCTCGCGTGCTCGGGATCCTGGAGACGTTCGCGGCGTCCTGA
- a CDS encoding XRE family transcriptional regulator, giving the protein MNERLHSVLAQRGIPPESLAEVCEVDPKTVSRWLGGRVPHARHRFRVARHLRVEELFLWPVPARGAQQQSAGSEQELVTTYQNRASVPRDTWLSLLKGAQEQISVLVFSGTFFAQSNPHVAKMLAERASDGVRVRLCFGDSNGQAAAIRGREEGIGDTLAAKIRASLTYYRPLLSEAGCEVRLHDTTLYTSMFRYDNNLLANPHVWGQPASANPILHLRRADTTGWFDNYAQSFEAVWATARPWAPDREGPSSHGQD; this is encoded by the coding sequence GTGAACGAGCGACTGCACTCCGTACTCGCCCAGCGCGGCATCCCACCCGAATCCCTCGCCGAAGTCTGCGAGGTGGACCCCAAGACGGTGAGCCGATGGCTCGGCGGACGTGTTCCCCACGCCCGCCACCGCTTCCGCGTCGCCCGGCACCTGCGGGTGGAGGAATTGTTCCTCTGGCCGGTACCGGCACGCGGTGCTCAACAGCAGTCCGCCGGGTCAGAGCAGGAGCTGGTCACGACCTACCAGAACCGTGCGAGCGTCCCACGGGACACGTGGCTGTCGCTGCTCAAGGGCGCCCAGGAGCAGATCAGCGTCCTCGTCTTCTCCGGTACCTTCTTCGCCCAGTCCAACCCCCACGTCGCCAAGATGCTCGCCGAGCGTGCGTCGGACGGGGTGCGAGTGCGGCTCTGCTTCGGCGACTCGAACGGCCAGGCAGCAGCCATCCGGGGCCGGGAGGAGGGCATCGGCGACACCCTCGCCGCCAAGATCCGCGCCTCCCTCACCTACTACCGGCCCTTACTCTCCGAGGCAGGCTGCGAGGTAAGACTGCACGACACCACGCTCTACACCTCCATGTTCCGCTACGACAACAACCTCCTGGCCAACCCACACGTCTGGGGCCAACCGGCCAGCGCCAACCCCATCCTGCATCTCCGCAGAGCTGACACCACGGGCTGGTTCGACAACTACGCTCAGAGTTTCGAAGCTGTCTGGGCCACCGCACGGCCCTGGGCACCGGACCGGGAGGGGCCCTCGTCACATGGGCAGGACTGA